From the genome of Actinomycetota bacterium:
CGTCGCGCGCGATCCTGCTCGACGCCATCGCGGCCGGCCACATACAGACGCTCGTCGAGGCCGGCGCCGCGCTGGTCACGCCGGGCTGCGGCCCGTGCGTGGGCACGCACAACGGCGTGCCGAGCGACGGCGAGAACGTCATCAGCACCGCCAACCGCAACTTCAAGGGCCGCATGGGCAACAGCAGCGCGTTCATCTACCTCGGCAGCCCTGCGACCGTCGCCGCGTCGGTGATCGAAGGCGTCATCACCGACCCGCGGAAGTACTTCGAGTAGGAGGCGGTCCCGATGGAGACACGCGCGAAGGCGTTCAAGTACGGCGACGATATCAACACGGACTACATCATCTCGGGCAAGTACAAGTTCAAGTCCGCCGACATGGAGGCCATGGCCGTCCACGCGATGGAGGAGCTCGACCCCGACTACTA
Proteins encoded in this window:
- a CDS encoding 3-isopropylmalate dehydratase large subunit (catalyzes the isomerization between 2-isopropylmalate and 3-isopropylmalate in leucine biosynthesis), which codes for SRAILLDAIAAGHIQTLVEAGAALVTPGCGPCVGTHNGVPSDGENVISTANRNFKGRMGNSSAFIYLGSPATVAASVIEGVITDPRKYFE